Proteins from one Cyprinus carpio isolate SPL01 chromosome B15, ASM1834038v1, whole genome shotgun sequence genomic window:
- the vtna gene encoding vitronectin a — protein MRLFLLLGLISFTYAAEESCIERCENGFDATKSFQCDSMCTYYKSCCKDYESLCRIRSRGDTFPSYPEDDYDEEANSTEVPNRSRSQLKIVTPSPEIFAEIFSLLTPASQILDSSLSDNPTPEIATAATPTTQFRLATTIKNPATTAEPTPTKAKDPDAEVCSGRPFDSFMQLKNGSVYAFRGQYFFELDEKLVLPGYPKLIEDIWGIKGPIDAAFTRINCQGKTYIFKGKKYWRFEDGVLDEDFPREISVGFEKIPDHLDAAFAIPAHSHHGKEKVYFFKGDQYYQYEFKHQPSHEECVQISLRSPSALFRRYTNIYYDRWVEHFNQLFGGAHSHHGGHHFINKDWIGIKSPVDAVLAGRLYITPRWPSRRRQDRNRQDWDQQWGQRYGQQWNQRYGQEWDQQRGSRRRQNRSPYWETMAERGISIGQEFAQRFGQDRWRDQDRRRDYYHRQNDYDYDYRYRPSEDIAYDILRRSQPLQSVYFFKGDMYYRVNLRTRRVDYANPPYPRSIGKYWLGCKDKPGAEKR, from the exons ATGAGGCTTTTTCTGCTACTAGGACTGATTTCCTTCACATATGCAGCTGAAG AGTCGTGTATTGAACGCTGTGAAAATGGGTTTGATGCCACCAAGAGCTTCCAGTGTGACTCTATGTGCACATACTACAAGAGCTGTTGCAAAGACTACGAATCCTTATGTCGTATAAGGT CTCGTGGAGACACCTTTCCTTCTTACCCTGAGGATGATTATGATGAGGAAGCAAACAGCACAGAGGTGCCAAACAGATCCAGATCACAGCTCAAAATTGTGACCCCATCTCCAGAGATCTTTGCTGAAATATTCAGCCTGTTAACACCAGCTTCACAAATCTTGGATTCCTCGTTAAGTGATAACCCAACACCAGAGATTGCCACTGCTGCCACTCCAACTACACAATTCAGATTAGCCACCACCATTAAGAACCCAGCCACAACTGCTGAACCCACACCAACAAAAGCCAAAGACCCTGACGCTGAGGTCTGCAGTGGCAGACCCTTTGATTCCTTCATGCAGCTTAAAAACGGCTCTGTATACGCATTCAGAG GACAATATTTTTTTGAGCTTGATGAGAAATTAGTATTACCCGGGTACCCAAAGCTCATAGAAGACATCTGGGGAATAAAAGGTCCAATTGATGCTGCCTTCACGCGTATAAACTGCCAAGGAAAGACATACATCTTCAAA GGTAAAAAATACTGGAGGTTTGAAGATGGAGTACTAGATGAAGATTTCCCACGAGAAATATCTGTGGGATTTGAGAAGATACCGGACCATCTGGATGCTGCCTTTGCCATTCCTGCTCACAGCCATCATGGCAAAGagaaggtttatttttttaaag GAGACCAGTATTACCAGTATGAGTTCAAGCACCAGCCATCCCATGAGGAGTGCGTTCAGATATCACTGAGATCTCCCTCAGCACTCTTCCGCAGATACACTAATATTTACTATGACCGATGGGTTGAGCACTTCAACCAGCTCTTTGGTGGAG CTCACAGTCATCATGGTGGCCATCACTTCATCAACAAAGACTGGATTGGAATCAAATCTCCTGTGGATGCTGTGCTAGCCGGCAGACTCTACATCACTCCGAGATGGCCCAGCAGAAGGCGTCAGGACAGAAATCGGCAGGATTGGGACCAGCAGTGGGGACAACGGTATGGGCAGCAGTGGAACCAACGTTATGGGCAGGAGTGGGACCAGCAGCGGGGCTCCAGGCGCAGGCAGAATAGGTCACCATATTGGGAGACTATGGCAGAGAGGGGCATCAGCATTGGACAGGAGTTTGCTCAGAGGTTTGGGCAGGACAGGTGGCGAGACCAGGACAGACGCAGAGACTATTATCATAGAcaaaatgattatgattatgactACAGATACAGACCTTCAGAAGACATCGCCTATGACATACTGCGCAGGAGTCAGCCTTTACAGAGTGTCTACTTCTTCAAAGGAG ATATGTACTACAGAGTGAATCTCCGAACGAGGCGGGTTGACTATGCAAACCCTCCATATCCAAGATCTATTGGAAAATACTGGCTTGGCTGCAAAGACAAGCCAGGAGCAGAAAAGAGATGA
- the sarm1 gene encoding LOW QUALITY PROTEIN: NAD(+) hydrolase SARM1 (The sequence of the model RefSeq protein was modified relative to this genomic sequence to represent the inferred CDS: inserted 1 base in 1 codon), with the protein MFLSLVVYLSKFFRYFSMFTTDRLTVPEYVSNRLHNRRTSSGPRXCPGISTDVQAVLDGSLPALRSAIKTLKSSKDTGNVEETRQAIAKTFQLVEEAWVLPTLGRQVAEEICNRIRLDGGLELLLQLLQIPPVEITYESAKLLEQILVSENREYVARMGLGVILNLTREQEDAQLARSVSGILEHMFKHTEETSAQLITNGALDTLLYWCRGTDPTVLRHCAVALANCAMYGGHRCQRLMIEKQAAEWLFPLAFSKEDELIRFHACLAVAVLAANREIEKEVVKSGTLELVEPFIASLDPEEFARNMLDSADSMQGRTAADLQQLLPLLDGTRLEGKCIAAFYLCVETSIKSRQRNTKIFQEIGAIQSLKRIVMYSSNATVCSLAKRALTMMSEDVPRRILSSVPNWKSGEVQTWLQQIGFSAFIERFQELQVDGDLLLNITEQDLIQDLGMTSGLTRKRFLRDLRVLKTYANYSTCDPNNLADWLADIDPRFRQYTYSLVQSGVDRNNIINITEQQLLSDCNIENGIHRAKILSSVRRPAKPCLTDSQPVGPDVFISYRRTTGSQLASLLKVHLQLRGFSVFIDVEKLEAGRFEEKLITSVQRARNFILVLSANALDKCMGDVAMKDWVHKEIVTALIGKKNIVPVTDNFVWPDPASLPEDMSSILKFNGIKWSHEYQEATIEKILRFLKGNPSQEQPDGAKTDKKEPQKK; encoded by the exons ATGTTTTTGTCTCTTGTCGTGTATCTCAGCAAGTTTTTCCGTTATTTCTCCATGTTTACCACCGACAGACTCACGGTTCCTGAATATGTCAGTAATCGGCTACACAACCGGAGGACGAGCTCTGGCCCTA GCTGTCCCGGGATTAGCACCGACGTCCAGGCCGTTTTAGACGGCTCTCTCCCCGCGCTGCGCTCCGCCATCAAAACACTCAAGTCTTCAAAAGACACTGGAAATGTGGAGGAGACCCGCCAGGCCATTGCTAAGACTTTCCAGCTCGTCGAGGAGGCCTGGGTCCTGCCCACATTGGGCCGACAAGTAGCGGAGGAGATCTGCAACAGGATCCGGCTGGATGGGGGTCTGGAGCTGCTCTTGCAGCTGCTGCAGATACCGCCTGTAGAAATCACATACGAGTCTGCCAAGCTCCTTGAGCAGATTTTGGTCTCAGAAAACAG GGAATATGTGGCACGTATGGGGCTTGGGGTCATCCTGAACCTGACCCGTGAGCAGGAGGATGCCCAGCTGGCAAGGAGTGTGTCGGGCATCCTTGAGCACATGTTTAAACACACAGAGGAGACATCTGCGCAGCTCATCACTAACGGAGCACTGGACACCCTCCTGTACTGGTGCCGTGGAACAGACCCAACTGTACTGCGGCACTGTGCCGTGGCCCTGGCAAACTGCGCCATGTACGGTGGGCACCGCTGCCAGCGGCTGATGATCGAAAAACAGGCTGCCGAATGGCTGTTCCCGCTGGCGTTCTCCAAAGAGGACGAGCTGATCCGATTCCATGCATGTCTGGCCGTGGCTGTGCTGGCGGCTAATAGGGAGATAGAGAAAGAAGTGGTCAAGTCTGGTACCCTGGAGCTGGTGGAGCCCTTCATCGCCTCATTGGACCCTGAAGAGTTTGCACGCAACATGTTGGACAGCGCAGACAGCATGCAGGGCCGTACGGCTGCAGACCTGCAGCAGTTACTGCCCCTGCTGGACGGCACACGTCTGGAGGGGAAATGCATCGCTGCGTTCTATCTGTGCGTGGAGACTAGTATCAAGTCCCGTCAACGTAATACCAAG ATATTTCAGGAGATTGGAGCTATTCAGAGTCTAAAAAGGATCGTCATGTACTCCAGTAACGCCACCGTCTGCTCTCTGGCTAAGCGGGCATTAACAATGATGAGCGAGGACGTCCCGAGACGTATCCTTTCATCTGTACCCAACTGGAAGAGCGGAGAGGTACAGACCTGGCTGCAGCAGATTGGCTTCAGTGCATTCATTGAACGGTTTCAG GAACTGCAGGTGGATGGAGATCTACTGCTCAATATCACAGAACAGGATCTGATCCAGGATCTGGGCATGACTTCTGGGCTCACTCGCAAGAG GTTTCTTCGAGATCTGCGTGTACTAAAAACCTATGCCAATTACTCCACATGTGACCCCAATAACCTGGCAGACTGGCTAGCTGATATAGACCCACGATTCCGTCAGTACACCTACAGCTTGGTTCAGTCAGGAGTCGATCGGAACAATATCATCAACATTACAGAACAACAGTTGCTGTCTGACTGCAATATAGAGAATGGAATCCACCGTGCAAAGATCCTTTCTTCTGTCCGCCGCCCTGCTAAACCCTGCTTAACCGATTCCCAACCCGTGGGCCCCGATGTGTTCATCAGCTACCGTCGCACAACGGGTTCACAGCTTGCCAG CCTACTGAAGGTGCATCTACAGTTGCGTGGTTTCAGCGTCTTCATCGACGTGGAGAAACTGGAAGCTGGCAGGTTCGAGGAGAAACTGATCACGAGTGTACAGCGAGCACGCAACTTCATTTTGGTGCTGTCAGCCAACGCGCTGGACAAATGCATGGGCGACGTGGCTATGAAAGACTGGGTTCATAAG GAGATTGTCACCGCCCTGATTGGGAAGAAGAACATTGTTCCTGTCACTGATAACTTTGTGTGGCCTGATCCGGCCTCTCTGCCAGAGGACATGAGCAGCATCCTCAAATTTAATGGCATTAA GTGGTCCCATGAGTATCAAGAAGCCACTATCGAAAAGATCCTGCGCTTCCTCAAGGGAAACCCAAGCCAAGAGCAACCAGAcggagcaaaaa